Proteins encoded within one genomic window of Ursus arctos isolate Adak ecotype North America unplaced genomic scaffold, UrsArc2.0 scaffold_9, whole genome shotgun sequence:
- the TMEM271 gene encoding transmembrane protein 271, producing the protein MKWSVRGACAALSSCLLLACALSAAAVGLKCFSLGSELRGEPFRLGAAAGAFYSGLLLAAGLSLLGAALLCCGPRDAPLAGPGPGPGLGVPAAPAGAPEAAPGEPGAAAGPSGPVNSQNLLLLGVLVFMLGVLSAFAGAVIDGDTVSLVERKYSHYCLPPRAPAAAPGPAPGPAAAAPGPAPGAPRARSTLDSATSAKCRQLKDYQRGLVLSTVFNSLECLLGLLSLLLVKNYRSSQARRGRRGRRRGGRALARPRGGPGLRAQPPASRARRGRRGRRGRRLQPRPSEASILSPEESDFAAPGDCAGFAAHHAVSYINVGVFHAFDEAGVEVCCGGHPSVELPGYAPSDPDLNASYPYCCRPPCEAGSPWEPSRAC; encoded by the coding sequence ATGAAGTGGAGCGTCCGCGGGGCCTGCGCCGcgctctcctcctgcctcctgctcgcCTGCGCGCTCAGCGCCGCCGCCGTCGGCCTCAAGTGCTTCTCGCTGGGCTCGGAGCTGCGCGGGGAGCCGTTCCGGCTGGGGGCGGCCGCCGGCGCCTTCTACTCGGGGCTGCTGCTGGCCGCCGGCCTCTCGCTGCTCGGCGCCGCCCTGCTCTGCTGCGGGCCCCGGGACGCGCCCCtcgcggggccggggccgggcccggggcttggggtccccgcgGCCCCGGCAGGGGCTCCAGAGGCCGCGCCGGGAGAGCCCGGGGCCGCAGCCGGGCCCTCAGGGCCAGTGAACAGCCAGAACCTGCTCTTGCTCGGCGTCCTCGTCTTCATGCTCGGGGTCCTCAGCGCCTTCGCGGGCGCCGTGATCGACGGCGACACCGTGTCCCTGGTGGAACGCAAGTACTCCCACTACTGTCTGCCTCCCCGCGCGCCGGCCGcggcccccggcccggcccccggccccgcgGCGgccgcccccggcccggcccccggCGCCCCGCGCGCCCGCAGCACCCTGGACAGCGCCACGTCCGCCAAGTGCCGCCAGCTGAAGGACTACCAGCGTGGCCTGGTGCTTTCCACCGTCTTCAACTCGCTCGAGTGCCTCCTGGGCCTGCTCAGCCTCCTGCTGGTCAAGAACTACAGGTCGTCGCAGGCTCGGCGCGGCCGGCGCGGCCGGCGGAGGGGAGGCCGGGCCCTGGCGCGGCCCCGCGGCGGCCCCGGGCTCCGCGCGCAGCCGCCAGCCTCCCGGGCGCGGCGGGGCCGGCGGggccggcgggggcggcggcTGCAGCCGCGGCCGAGCGAGGCTTCCATCCTGTCCCCGGAGGAGTCGGACTTCGCCGCCCCGGGGGACTGCGCGGGCTTCGCGGCGCACCACGCAGTCTCCTACATCAACGTGGGCGTCTTCCACGCTTTCGACGAGGCGGGTGTGGAGGTGTGCTGCGGGGGGCACCCGTCGGTGGAGCTGCCGGGGTACGCGCCCTCGGACCCCGACCTCAACGCCTCCTACCCCTACTGCTGCCGGCCGCCCTGCGAGGCGGGGAGCCCGTGGGAGCCAAGCCGGGCCTGCTGA